The DNA segment GCGGCGGTAGGCCAGCTGGTCTCCGGCGTGGCCCATGAGGTCAACAACCCGCTCACCGCTATCCTGGGCTTCGCCGACCTGCTGGTGGATCACCCCGACATCCCCGAGGTGGCCAAGAAGAACCTGCGGGTGATCGTGCAGGAGGCGCAGCGCACCAAGCTCATCGTGCAGAACCTGCTGAGCTTCGCCCGCCAGACGCCGCCGCAGCGCCGCCCGGTGCAGCTGGCAAGCGTCCTGCGCCGAACGCTCCAACTCCGCTCCTACGATTTCAACAACCACGGAGTGGAGATCATCGAGAACCTCAACGACGACCTCCCGGAAGTGGTGGGCGACGCCCACCAGCTGCAGCAGGTGTTCCTCAACATCCTGAACAACGCCTACGACGCAGTGCGTTCCACCTCGCACCGCGGCTCCATCGAGATTTCCACCGCCCACAGCAACGGCATGGTCGAGGTGGTCTTCTGCGATAACGGGCCCGGCATCGCCCATCCCGACCGCATCTTCGATCCCTTCTTTACCACCAAGGAGGTGGGCAAGGGCACCGGGCTGGGGCTGAGCATCTGCTACGGGATCGTGCACGAGCATGGCGGCGAGATCAGCTGCCGCAACCGCGAGGGACGGGAGGGCGCGGTTTTCAGCGTACGCCTGCCGATGGCCTCGCAGGCGGCCATGGTCGCCGCCGCCGAGGTGGAGGAGTGACCGCCGCCAAGGACAAAGCACTCCGCCTGCCTCTCCTGGTGATCGAGGATGAGCCTTCGGTAATGACCTTGCTGCGCTCGGCGTTGGAGCGCAGTGGCTACGCCATCGTGCCCGCGCCCTCCGGGGTCGAGGGTCTGCGCCTGCTGGCCGCCGGCGAGTACCTGGGCATCATCACCGACATGCGCATGCCCGGCGGCGTCACCGGCGCCGACGTTCACGCCTGGATCGTCGCCCACCGTCCCCAACTCGCCTCCCGCATCCTGTTCATCACCGGCGACCTGGTGAACGAGGAGACCGTCAGCCTGCTGCAGCGCACCGGCGCGCCCTGCGTGGAGAAGCCGTTCCGCGTTCAGCAGTTGCTCTCCAGCGTGGAAAAGACCTTCGGCAAGGCCCCATGAGCGACGACTTCCAAATCCAGTTGCTGGTCGTGGACGACCAGCAGAACATCCGCAAGCTCTGCAGCACCATCGGCGCCTCCCTGGGCTTCTCCTGCACCGAGGCCGAGAGTGCCGAAGCCGCCCTCGCCCACCTGCAGACCGGGTCCCCCGACCTAGTCCTGGCCGACCTCAAGATGGAGAACATGACCGGCCTGGAGTTCCTGGCACAGGTCAAGAAGCTGCTGCCGCGCACCGAGATCGCCATCATGACCGGCTACGGCACCATCGAGAGCGCGGTCCAGGCCATGAAGCTAGGCGCTTACGACTACATCACCAAGCCTTTCCGGGTGGAGGAGCTGAAGCTGGTGCTGCAGCGCATGGCGGAGAAGATCCGGCTGGTGGAGGAGAACCAGTTCCTGCGCGAGCGCGTGAACGCCTTGGCTGCCGCTCCGTCCGAGGTGCGCATGGACCCGCAGTCCTCTGACCTCGAGGAAATGGAGCGCACTACCATCCAGCGCGTCTTCGAAGAAGTGAAGGGCGACAAGGCCCTGGCCGGAAGAAAGCTGGGCATCAGCCGCGCTACCCTCTACCGCAAGCTCAAGCGCTACGGCATCCAAGGCCGGGCCTCGGGCGCCGTCCACAGCCAGACTTAGCCTCTACCCATGCAGCGCTTCTCCTTGTTGGAGAATGAGTTGCGCCTCTCTGAGAAAGGGTCTCATGGTGAGACGAGCGAAGTGGTGCCCACCAATGTCTCAAGTGTGTGAGATTCTTGTATGCTTGGCCCTCCCAATTCCCGCCCTCTGAGCTGGGATCGGGCATGGGTTCTGTGGGTTCCTGAGAACTGAGCGTGAGGAACCCCGAACCGGTTCCTGGAGGCTGGCATGAAAGGCCGGTTGAGTTCGACCATCTGGATCTTGGTTCTCGCCAATCTCGTGGCGATGGGCGCTGTGCTGTGGCTCGGCTATTCCGCCGGCGCTTGGGCGCGCGTACCGCTGATAGACGCCTTCGGCGCTTCGACGGAAGCCGGGTATCGGCTCCTGGGGGCATTACTCGTGGTCGTGGTGAGCGTCGGCACCCTTTTCCTCGTCTTGGGAAACAGGGTGGTCAAGCCAGTGAAGGAGTTCGCGGACTTTTCCGAGAAGGTGGTCAGCGGTGACTACCGCGCCCGCG comes from the Terriglobales bacterium genome and includes:
- a CDS encoding response regulator, producing the protein MSDDFQIQLLVVDDQQNIRKLCSTIGASLGFSCTEAESAEAALAHLQTGSPDLVLADLKMENMTGLEFLAQVKKLLPRTEIAIMTGYGTIESAVQAMKLGAYDYITKPFRVEELKLVLQRMAEKIRLVEENQFLRERVNALAAAPSEVRMDPQSSDLEEMERTTIQRVFEEVKGDKALAGRKLGISRATLYRKLKRYGIQGRASGAVHSQT
- a CDS encoding response regulator is translated as MTAAKDKALRLPLLVIEDEPSVMTLLRSALERSGYAIVPAPSGVEGLRLLAAGEYLGIITDMRMPGGVTGADVHAWIVAHRPQLASRILFITGDLVNEETVSLLQRTGAPCVEKPFRVQQLLSSVEKTFGKAP